The genomic DNA AGCACCTAATATTTGCTCACTTTAGTTAAGTGCTAACTTGCTATGCAGATACACGATTTCCTATGTTCCAAAATGTTCGCTTCTACTTTTTTAGCAGGCTTGAAGTTGATTTCCCCTATGCGGCCAGTGCTTCATTTGTGCGGATACTCAACTTACACTACACTCAACATTTCCGACAACAGTTAGCGCTAATACAGGCAGGTGGCTCTATTTCTGTGGCGCTAGTCTGACATAACAAAACGAAGGCTTCATTTTTCATGTATATAACATTCAACTTGCAATATTCGCAGAATCTTCGAGACTTAATGGAGAACACGCCCTTCCTAGAGGCTCAAGGACTCAAAGCCGTCGAGAACATGCCACGACCTGGTGCAATCAAGACTCACCTGCCGTTTCATCGCGTACCTTACTCACCGCAAGCGAAGTACATATTCGTGGCCCGAAACCCATATGACTGCTGCGTTTCTTTCTACCACCACACCAGAGCGTTTCCGGCGTACCGCTTTGCCGATGGATCATTCGACGAGTTTTTGAGTCTATTTCTACAAGGGAGAGTAGACTACGGCGACTACTTTGACCAGTTACTGTCTTGGTACAATCATGTGCACGACGAGAACGTCCTCTTCATAACCTACGAGAAACTTAAAGTGGACCCTAGCGCTGCAGTTATCAAGATCGCTGACTTCCTGGGAGACAAGTACGGCAACAAACTCCGCAAGCAGCCGGAGGTGTTAGAAAGGATCTTGGACACAATAAGTGTGAAAACCATGATGGGTTTGAACGTCCAGCTTAGAAGGTGGACCGAAGAGGTGGCCGAGATGACCGCCCTTGGGGGCAAGTGCAAGCCTCTCAACGATGAGGCTGCTGATGATTTAATGAAACCGATGACCGGAGACTTTGTGCGGAAGGCCATCGTTGGCGACTGGAAAAATCACTTCAGTGCAGAGCAGATAGAGCGAATGAAGGAAAGAATAGCTTTGAAAATCCAGGAAAGCACCGTTATGAGCCTCTGGGAGGACGTCGAACTTCCATGAAACTGAAAGTGTCTCAAATTCACtcgccatct from Dermacentor albipictus isolate Rhodes 1998 colony chromosome 7, USDA_Dalb.pri_finalv2, whole genome shotgun sequence includes the following:
- the LOC135906805 gene encoding sulfotransferase ssu-1-like isoform X2, which translates into the protein MTFLSCHFQSVGVHGCSKLSMRFTTTAPNPSRLEVDFPYAASASFVRILNLHYTQHFRQQLALIQNLRDLMENTPFLEAQGLKAVENMPRPGAIKTHLPFHRVPYSPQAKYIFVARNPYDCCVSFYHHTRAFPAYRFADGSFDEFLSLFLQGRVDYGDYFDQLLSWYNHVHDENVLFITYEKLKVDPSAAVIKIADFLGDKYGNKLRKQPEVLERILDTISVKTMMGLNVQLRRWTEEVAEMTALGGKCKPLNDEAADDLMKPMTGDFVRKAIVGDWKNHFSAEQIERMKERIALKIQESTVMSLWEDVELP
- the LOC135906805 gene encoding sulfotransferase ssu-1-like isoform X1; translation: MARDHAYRDVCGLHLSYIFQEPVIKEALAYKPKPDDVFIVSFPKCGSTWMQQIVYAIYHDGSKPKNLRDLMENTPFLEAQGLKAVENMPRPGAIKTHLPFHRVPYSPQAKYIFVARNPYDCCVSFYHHTRAFPAYRFADGSFDEFLSLFLQGRVDYGDYFDQLLSWYNHVHDENVLFITYEKLKVDPSAAVIKIADFLGDKYGNKLRKQPEVLERILDTISVKTMMGLNVQLRRWTEEVAEMTALGGKCKPLNDEAADDLMKPMTGDFVRKAIVGDWKNHFSAEQIERMKERIALKIQESTVMSLWEDVELP